A window from Brucella sp. BE17 encodes these proteins:
- a CDS encoding tetratricopeptide repeat protein yields the protein MADDSFIREVNEEIRSARAKQIWQNFGPILIGGAVALVIGTAAWVGYQNWTESKASASGDEFLAALDLASAGKNDEALAALDDLEKTGYGSYPVLARLRAASVQAQKGDAAAAVKAFDAAASDNGVPAALRDIARLRAAYLLVDSGSYDDVAKRAEPLSADGNAMRFSAREALGLAAWKAERFDDAAKLFEQIADDGQAPGNIRQRANTMLDLMRSAGVGVNDAQAS from the coding sequence ATGGCAGACGACAGTTTCATTCGCGAGGTCAACGAGGAAATTCGTTCAGCACGCGCCAAGCAGATCTGGCAGAATTTCGGGCCGATCCTGATCGGCGGCGCCGTTGCCCTTGTTATCGGTACAGCCGCCTGGGTTGGATATCAGAACTGGACCGAGAGCAAGGCATCGGCCTCGGGCGACGAGTTTTTGGCAGCACTTGATCTTGCCTCCGCAGGCAAGAACGACGAGGCGCTGGCAGCGCTTGATGATCTGGAGAAGACCGGCTACGGCTCTTATCCGGTGCTTGCACGTCTGCGCGCCGCATCGGTTCAGGCGCAAAAAGGCGACGCTGCTGCTGCCGTCAAGGCTTTCGATGCGGCGGCTTCCGACAATGGCGTGCCTGCTGCACTGCGTGATATAGCGCGCCTGCGGGCAGCATATCTGCTGGTCGATAGCGGTTCCTATGATGATGTCGCCAAGCGCGCCGAACCATTGTCGGCTGATGGCAATGCCATGCGCTTCAGTGCGCGCGAGGCACTGGGCCTTGCCGCCTGGAAGGCCGAGCGCTTTGACGATGCGGCAAAATTGTTCGAGCAGATCGCTGATGACGGACAGGCGCCTGGCAATATCCGTCAGCGTGCCAATACCATGCTGGACCTTATGCGCAGCGCCGGGGTCGGCGTAAACGACGCGCAAGCCTCGTAA